In Ipomoea triloba cultivar NCNSP0323 chromosome 15, ASM357664v1, one genomic interval encodes:
- the LOC116007333 gene encoding glucan endo-1,3-beta-glucosidase 12-like, protein MATGGASQFFFLLCLLISCSYGASSASINFDEHTDLKREKQQVQAFHLSRKDMQNYVPAWVNPMNHDQLMGDPSTPTTPVTNPVTTPPAANLPPAGIVTVPATTPTPSAQTPPNPVSSPLPVPSTNPNPVNTPLPAVTNPVTTPSGGGFPVTPPAAATNAPPVSGGQSWCVARSGVPEITLQSALDYACGIGGADCSGIQQSGSCYNPNSLQNHASFAFNSYYQKNPLPTSCDFGGTAIVTSTNPSSGSCVYPTSGSSSSSSSPLTQNPTPSAPITTPTTTPTTTSSSGTGLLPDSGTPPTLLNASNPVPGGEMPGLGGAIPLGNTSTISMSPILQPFVGYIFLLASICTGTLALKI, encoded by the exons ATGGCTACAGGAGGGGCTTCccaatttttcttcttattgtgTCTTCTCATTTCCTGCTCGTATG GGGCATCTTCTGCAAGTATAAACTTTGATGAACACACAGATCTTAAAAGGGAAAAGCAGCAGGTGCAGGCATTCCATTTGTCCAGAAAAGATATGCAAAACTATGTTCCAGCCTGGGTAAATCCAATGAATCATGATCAGCTAATGGGTGATCCATCAACACCTACAACGCCAGTTACCAACCCTGTCACAACACCTCCGGCGGCCAATTTACCTCCGGCGGGAATTGTCACCGTCCCGGCCACAACCCCAACCCCGTCGGCTCAGACGCCACCCAACCCAGTTTCTAGCCCTCTACCTGTCCCCTCCACAAACCCAAATCCAGTGAACACACCACTTCCTGCCGTCACTAATCCTGTCACAACACCCTCCGGCGGAGGCTTTCCTGTCACGCCGCCTGCTGCGGCAACCAATGCGCCGCCTGTTTCCGGGGGGCAGAGCTGGTGCGTGGCGAGGAGTGGAGTGCCGGAGATTACGCTGCAATCTGCGCTGGATTATGCTTGCGGGATTGGCGGTGCGGATTGTTCAGGCATTCAGCAGAGTGGGAGCTGCTACAACCCAAATTCTCTGCAGAATCATGCCTCTTTTGCATTTAACAGCTATTATCAGAAGAATCCCCTGCCCACTAGCTGTGACTTCGGGGGGACTGCCATCGTTACTAGTACAAATCCAA GCTCTGGTTCTTGTGTTTACCCAACATCaggatcatcttcatcttcttcatcaccgCTCACACAAAATCCAACTCCATCAGCTCCGATCACGACGCCCACTACAACTCCAACCACAACTTCATCATCTGGAACAGGATTATTGCCTGA CTCGGGCACACCACCAACATTGTTAAATGCAAGCAATCCTGTGCCTGGAGGGGAAATGCCTGGCTTGGGAGGTGCCATTCCTCTTGGAAACACCTCCACAATATCCATGTCGCCCATTCTGCAACCCTTTGTTGGCTACATCTTTCTGCTGGCATCCATCTGTACTGGGACACTTGCCCTCAAAATCTGA
- the LOC116005723 gene encoding uncharacterized protein LOC116005723 has product MAALGSVHHLPSHLFAIRGDSPPHNWSCDYLAALGGDRTDFRFDDQGLYLASSRPVAIALAGGLWFPDTGATNHATLDVSTLSFTTSYDGPDVLWVGNGSEWIANIGDGEIQGKTIGCENITIPEENLLKCSGDPIATIVESTYPLSSNIFYDPTYLEKRAILAPTLNVVDSINEYMTSLNTYEGNTYFSFDSTCKSDSNVDLLVDVHTPEFLNGIKCSGVSNGTRMVITKLGNHVLEAKVLSGSSVDHKILIPRMSLTPSDLRLPFKFQRRQFPLIVSYAMTINKSKGRSLSQVGLFLKIPVVSHEQLYVAASKVTNPNALKILICDEENIQT; this is encoded by the exons ATGGCAGCGTTAGGATCAGTTCATCATCTCCCTTCTCATCTCTTTGCTATTAGAGGAGACTCTCCACCTCACAATTGGTCGTGCGACTACTTGGCAGCTTTGGGTGGCGATCGAACAGACTTTAGGTTCGACGACCAAGGCTTGTACCTTGCGTCTTCTCGGCCAGTTGCAATCGCTCTGGCAGGGGGACTC TGGTTCCCGGACACTGGGGCGACTAATCATGCAACTCTGGATGTCTCTACTTTGTCCTTCACTACTAGTTATGATGGCCCGGATGTCCTCTGGGTTGGCAATGGTTCAG AATGGATTGCGAACATAGGAGATGGAGAAATTCAGGGGAAAACAATTGGATGTGAAAACATTACTATTCCAGAAGAGAATTTGTTGAAATGTTCTGGAGATCCAATTGCAACTATTGTGGAAAGTACATATCCATTATCctctaatattttttatgatccAACATACTTGGAAAAGAGAGCAATATTGGCTCCAACACTTAATGTGGTTGACTCTATCAATGAATATATGACTTCTTTAAACACATATGAAGGAAATACATATTTCAGCTTTGACAGTACTTGCAAATCAGATTCAAATGTTGATCTATTAGTAGATGTGCACACGCCTGAATTTTTGAATGGGATCAAGTGTTCTGGTGTGTCTAATGGGACAAGGATGGTTATTACTAAACTTGGAAATCATGTTCTAGAAGCAAAGGTATTATCTGGAAGTAGTGTAGATCATAAAATCTTAATTCCAAGAATGTCATTAACTCCTTCAGATTTGAGActgccttttaaatttcaaagaagacaattcccTCTAATCGTCTCTTATGCAATGACGATTAACAAGAGTAAAGGTCGATCACTTTCTCAGGTAGGCctctttttgaaaataccaGTAGTTAGTCATGAACAATTATATGTTGCTGCTTCAAAAGTCACCAACCCAAATGCATTGAAGATTTTGATTTGTGATGAGGAGAACATCCAAa cATAG
- the LOC116005990 gene encoding nuclear envelope-associated protein 2-like isoform X2 produces the protein MSLTDRPSSSSALRDVDPLLKDLNEKKQNFRRNVVSLAAELKDMRIQLQTKEQSFARETLTRQEAENKANKMEEELNRLHKIVEEKDLQLEASTSTVEKYLSDVDDLKSKLSATQASADASAAAAQAVQLQCLELIKEHEDCLNRLGEQLDLLQKDPQVRESSQMQLKDEVSRIENHFRQELAQMRDEFKFMSSLWSLKTQELVSQLEKCRRADQQMKLKTKMLESQLEKHQIAEQQLKKRVLDLEFCLHKMGGQHEALKEIRDQLASKNGGQSSNEKQNFWDNSGFKIVVSISMVVLVLFTKR, from the exons ATGTCGCTGACGGACCGGCCGTCGTCGTCGTCGGCTCTCAGAGACGTGGATCCGTTGCTGAAGGATCTGAATGAGAAGAAGCAGAATTTCCGGCGGAACGTGGTGTCGCTGGCGGCGGAGCTCAAGGATATGCGCATCCAACTTCAGACTAAAGAGCAGAGCTTCGCACGGGAAACCCTAACACGCCAG GAAGCGGAGAACAAGGCAAACAAAATGGAGGAAGAATTAAACAGGTTGCATAAGATCGTGGAGGAGAAAGATTTGCAGCTTGAAGCTTCAACATCCACCGTTGAGAAG TATCTCTCGGATGTAGATGATCTTAAATCTAAACTTTCGGCTACTCAGGCATCTGCAGATGCTAGTGCTGCAGCTGCACAAGCGGTGCAACTTCAGTGTTTGGAACTTATAAAGGAACATGAAGATTGTTTAAATAGACTGGGAGAGCAATTAGATCTGTTACAGAAGGATCCTCAAGTGAGGGAAAGTTCCCAAATGCAACTGAAAGATGAAGTCTCGAGGATTGAAAATCATTTCAGACAAGAGTTGGCCCAGATGCGAGATGAATTCAAGTTCATGTCCAGTCTTTGGAGCCTAAAAACTCAGGAGTTGGTATCTCAG TTAGAGAAGTGTCGAAGAGCAGATCAGCAGATGAAGCTAAAAACAAAGATGTTGGAATCTCAG TTGGAAAAGCATCAGATAGCTGAACAGCAGTTGAAAAAGAGGGTGTTAGATTTGGAGTTCTGTCTCCACAAG ATGGGTGGACAACATGAAGCTCTCAAGGAAATCAGAGACCAATTGGCAAGTAAAAATGGTGGACAGTCGAGCAATGAGAAGCAGAATTTCTGGGACAATTCAGGGTTCAAGATTGTGGTTTCCATTTCAATGGTGGTATTGGTACTGTTTACAAAGAGGTAG
- the LOC116005990 gene encoding nuclear envelope-associated protein 2-like isoform X1, whose product MSLTDRPSSSSALRDVDPLLKDLNEKKQNFRRNVVSLAAELKDMRIQLQTKEQSFARETLTRQEAENKANKMEEELNRLHKIVEEKDLQLEASTSTVEKYLSDVDDLKSKLSATQASADASAAAAQAVQLQCLELIKEHEDCLNRLGEQLDLLQKDPQVRESSQMQLKDEVSRIENHFRQELAQMRDEFKFMSSLWSLKTQELVSQLEKCRRADQQMKLKTKMLESQLEKHRRAGQQLKLKAKQLESQLEKHQIAEQQLKKRVLDLEFCLHKMGGQHEALKEIRDQLASKNGGQSSNEKQNFWDNSGFKIVVSISMVVLVLFTKR is encoded by the exons ATGTCGCTGACGGACCGGCCGTCGTCGTCGTCGGCTCTCAGAGACGTGGATCCGTTGCTGAAGGATCTGAATGAGAAGAAGCAGAATTTCCGGCGGAACGTGGTGTCGCTGGCGGCGGAGCTCAAGGATATGCGCATCCAACTTCAGACTAAAGAGCAGAGCTTCGCACGGGAAACCCTAACACGCCAG GAAGCGGAGAACAAGGCAAACAAAATGGAGGAAGAATTAAACAGGTTGCATAAGATCGTGGAGGAGAAAGATTTGCAGCTTGAAGCTTCAACATCCACCGTTGAGAAG TATCTCTCGGATGTAGATGATCTTAAATCTAAACTTTCGGCTACTCAGGCATCTGCAGATGCTAGTGCTGCAGCTGCACAAGCGGTGCAACTTCAGTGTTTGGAACTTATAAAGGAACATGAAGATTGTTTAAATAGACTGGGAGAGCAATTAGATCTGTTACAGAAGGATCCTCAAGTGAGGGAAAGTTCCCAAATGCAACTGAAAGATGAAGTCTCGAGGATTGAAAATCATTTCAGACAAGAGTTGGCCCAGATGCGAGATGAATTCAAGTTCATGTCCAGTCTTTGGAGCCTAAAAACTCAGGAGTTGGTATCTCAG TTAGAGAAGTGTCGAAGAGCAGATCAGCAGATGAAGCTAAAAACAAAGATGTTGGAATCTCAG TTAGAAAAGCACCGAAGGGCAGGCCAGCAGTTGAAGCTAAAAGCTAAGCAGTTGGAATCTCAG TTGGAAAAGCATCAGATAGCTGAACAGCAGTTGAAAAAGAGGGTGTTAGATTTGGAGTTCTGTCTCCACAAG ATGGGTGGACAACATGAAGCTCTCAAGGAAATCAGAGACCAATTGGCAAGTAAAAATGGTGGACAGTCGAGCAATGAGAAGCAGAATTTCTGGGACAATTCAGGGTTCAAGATTGTGGTTTCCATTTCAATGGTGGTATTGGTACTGTTTACAAAGAGGTAG